Proteins found in one Streptomyces sp. Q6 genomic segment:
- a CDS encoding helix-turn-helix transcriptional regulator has protein sequence MTTHTELGPALRAWRERIGPATVGLPVAGNRRVPGLRREELAVLAGISVDYLVQLEQGRAKNPSPQVLAAFAQTLRLNAVERELLYRLAGAVVPPSGTVPREVPPGVQRMIDRMSDTPLAVFTASWDIVQSNPLWAELFGSPVDADARSSNLIWGHFAAPPVPGASRIERGAAHADAFERMMVSDLRRAADRYPDDRAVTELINGLRESNRRFADLWTRYETLPIGRSHKTVVHPELGEIVLDCDIMTIERADLHIVLNWAAPDTGAAEKLALLRDRVATAAH, from the coding sequence ATGACCACTCACACCGAGCTCGGCCCAGCACTGCGGGCGTGGAGGGAGCGCATCGGCCCGGCCACGGTCGGTCTGCCGGTTGCGGGAAACCGGCGGGTTCCGGGCCTGCGCCGTGAGGAGCTGGCGGTTTTGGCCGGCATCTCCGTCGACTACCTCGTGCAGCTCGAACAGGGCCGTGCGAAGAATCCCTCTCCCCAGGTGCTGGCGGCCTTCGCACAGACCCTGCGGCTCAATGCCGTGGAGCGCGAATTGCTTTACCGGCTGGCAGGCGCGGTCGTCCCGCCGTCCGGGACGGTGCCACGTGAGGTGCCGCCCGGCGTGCAGCGCATGATCGATCGGATGAGCGACACCCCGCTGGCCGTCTTCACCGCCTCCTGGGACATCGTGCAGAGCAACCCGCTCTGGGCCGAGCTGTTCGGCAGCCCGGTCGACGCCGATGCCCGGTCGAGCAATCTGATCTGGGGGCACTTCGCCGCCCCGCCCGTACCCGGCGCTTCCCGCATCGAGCGCGGCGCCGCACACGCCGACGCCTTCGAGCGCATGATGGTGTCCGACCTGCGCCGGGCCGCTGACCGGTACCCGGATGACCGCGCCGTGACCGAGCTGATCAACGGGCTGCGGGAGTCCAACCGACGCTTCGCCGATCTCTGGACCCGCTACGAAACCCTGCCGATCGGGCGTTCACACAAGACGGTCGTCCACCCCGAGCTCGGCGAGATCGTCCTAGACTGCGACATCATGACCATCGAACGCGCCGACTTACACATCGTGTTGAACTGGGCCGCCCCGGACACCGGCGCGGCCGAGAAGCTCGCCCTGCTCCGCGACCGCGTAGCCACAGCCGCACACTGA
- a CDS encoding NADPH-dependent F420 reductase: MAPTIGIIGSGLVGGSVARLAVEAGYSVVLSNSRGPESIAELVSELGPLARAATVDEAIEAGDIIALPVPLASFEALSADKLAGKVVLDQTNYYPEFWRNAELDAGKLTSSELVQSHLKDSLVVKGLHNLDWNHMYSNARPKGDAERTTLPIAGNDPAAKEAVTRFLEAVGYDVVDAGSLAESWRIEPETPIYFWPYAPAIPDGITGDEEKRFYLEHPVPPVSPEAARTMIDSAERPSPVGGTLAGMPPAHVAIFMDQASANTVNK, translated from the coding sequence ATGGCACCCACCATCGGAATCATCGGCTCTGGTCTGGTCGGCGGCTCCGTCGCCCGGCTGGCGGTCGAGGCCGGCTACAGCGTTGTGCTCAGCAATTCACGAGGCCCGGAATCGATCGCGGAACTCGTATCGGAGCTCGGTCCGCTGGCGCGCGCCGCAACGGTCGATGAGGCGATCGAGGCCGGCGACATCATTGCCCTCCCCGTGCCGCTCGCGAGTTTCGAGGCCCTGTCGGCCGACAAGCTGGCCGGGAAGGTCGTCCTGGACCAGACGAACTACTACCCGGAGTTCTGGCGCAACGCCGAGCTCGATGCGGGGAAGCTCACCTCGAGTGAACTCGTGCAGAGCCACCTCAAGGACTCCCTGGTGGTGAAGGGCCTGCACAATCTGGACTGGAACCACATGTACTCCAACGCCCGCCCGAAGGGCGACGCTGAGCGGACGACCTTGCCGATCGCGGGCAACGATCCCGCTGCCAAGGAGGCGGTGACGCGGTTCTTGGAAGCGGTCGGCTACGACGTGGTCGATGCCGGATCGCTCGCGGAGAGCTGGCGGATCGAGCCCGAGACGCCCATCTACTTCTGGCCGTACGCCCCTGCCATCCCGGACGGGATCACTGGGGATGAGGAGAAGCGCTTCTACCTTGAGCACCCGGTCCCGCCTGTCTCGCCCGAAGCCGCCCGCACGATGATCGACAGCGCGGAGCGGCCGTCACCCGTCGGTGGCACGCTGGCGGGGATGCCTCCTGCCCACGTCGCCATCTTCATGGACCAGGCGAGCGCCAACACCGTGAACAAGTAG
- a CDS encoding AraC family transcriptional regulator — protein MPSEKLYASSRRVESVGSGDPIVDVLRLLRTQAVVPARVHAASPWAVRFDPYTHVKLGVVLEGECWMALDGCEPVLLRKGDFFLLNNPPSYTLASTRDPAPGQATAFHENENDGEVRIGPVADEDTYVCCIDFVFEQANASVLFDVLPPIVLVRAGDPCGALLSNLSALTVAEMESAGVGRSLVLEHLAQLILVHMLRVHADQTDQPVGWLGALVEDGIGAALRAMHADVGRRWTLDELAAISHMSRSAFAAAFKAKVGTAPLTYLIEWRMSLARDALRTDTRSISELAAATGYESESAFSTAFRRVVGASPRHFRDEARQQARLG, from the coding sequence GTGCCTTCCGAGAAACTTTACGCATCGTCCAGGCGGGTTGAGTCTGTCGGATCAGGCGACCCGATCGTCGACGTACTGCGCCTGCTGCGCACACAGGCGGTCGTCCCGGCCCGGGTGCACGCCGCCTCCCCCTGGGCGGTGCGCTTCGATCCCTATACGCACGTGAAGCTGGGCGTCGTCCTCGAGGGCGAGTGCTGGATGGCCCTCGACGGCTGCGAGCCGGTACTGCTGCGTAAGGGCGACTTCTTCCTGCTCAACAACCCGCCCTCCTACACACTGGCCAGCACCCGCGATCCGGCGCCAGGCCAGGCCACTGCTTTTCACGAGAACGAGAACGACGGCGAGGTCCGCATCGGCCCCGTGGCCGATGAGGACACCTACGTCTGCTGCATCGACTTCGTCTTCGAGCAGGCCAACGCCTCCGTACTCTTCGACGTGCTGCCGCCCATCGTCCTCGTCCGGGCCGGCGACCCGTGCGGAGCACTCCTGTCGAACCTCTCCGCCCTCACGGTCGCGGAAATGGAATCCGCCGGCGTCGGCCGCTCCCTGGTACTGGAGCACCTCGCACAACTCATCCTCGTCCACATGCTGCGCGTCCACGCCGATCAGACCGATCAACCGGTCGGCTGGCTCGGCGCCCTGGTCGAGGACGGCATCGGAGCGGCCCTGCGCGCCATGCATGCGGACGTGGGCCGACGCTGGACCCTCGACGAGCTCGCCGCAATCAGCCACATGTCACGTTCCGCGTTCGCCGCGGCCTTCAAAGCCAAAGTCGGCACCGCTCCCCTGACATACCTCATCGAATGGCGGATGAGCCTGGCACGTGACGCGCTGCGCACCGACACCCGATCCATCTCCGAGCTGGCCGCCGCAACGGGCTACGAATCCGAGAGCGCCTTCAGTACGGCATTCCGGCGCGTGGTCGGGGCTTCTCCTCGACACTTCCGCGACGAGGCACGCCAACAGGCAAGGCTGGGATAG
- a CDS encoding alpha/beta hydrolase: MSNAQTVPATGTPTTDALPAKNYRMIDVLGHQLRVYDEGATDAPTLVMFHGAPHNSLEFRFNVPALVQAGYRVVIPEHLGAGGSDRPEGVELYSGYHDYERALAVVDALGIDMFYAEGGDRGSLPLWMLAALNPERVLGLISENVSHLNGFFIDPALDQRKRSWYMSYFQFEAAEEALRANDWALAREFFDWHPDMEHIIADWERPNGLKASWLNWYHATVNPDRAPKAEPLPDVTVPVLQLYSMNDPYIGPEQLITGREFIKGPFTLKRIGGAGHFIARNAPDVFNREVIKWLGDRESERLGN, encoded by the coding sequence ATGAGCAACGCACAGACGGTACCGGCAACCGGCACCCCCACCACAGACGCACTGCCTGCCAAGAACTACAGGATGATCGATGTCCTCGGTCACCAGCTACGGGTGTATGACGAGGGGGCGACCGACGCGCCGACCCTGGTCATGTTCCACGGCGCCCCGCACAACTCGCTCGAATTCCGCTTCAACGTCCCCGCGCTCGTCCAGGCCGGATACCGCGTCGTCATCCCGGAGCACCTGGGAGCCGGCGGATCCGACCGCCCCGAGGGCGTCGAGCTGTACTCGGGCTATCACGACTACGAGCGCGCCCTGGCGGTCGTGGACGCCCTGGGCATCGACATGTTCTATGCCGAGGGCGGCGACCGCGGAAGCCTCCCGCTGTGGATGCTCGCCGCCCTGAATCCGGAGCGGGTCCTCGGGCTCATCTCGGAGAACGTCAGCCACCTCAACGGCTTCTTCATCGATCCCGCCCTCGATCAGCGCAAGCGGTCCTGGTACATGTCCTACTTCCAGTTCGAAGCTGCCGAAGAGGCGCTTCGCGCAAACGACTGGGCGCTGGCCAGGGAGTTCTTCGACTGGCACCCGGACATGGAGCACATCATCGCCGACTGGGAACGGCCCAACGGCCTCAAGGCCAGCTGGCTCAACTGGTACCACGCGACCGTCAACCCCGACCGTGCTCCCAAGGCGGAGCCGCTGCCCGACGTGACGGTGCCCGTCCTGCAGCTCTACTCCATGAACGACCCCTACATCGGTCCGGAGCAGCTGATCACCGGCCGCGAGTTCATCAAGGGCCCCTTCACCCTCAAGCGCATCGGAGGCGCCGGGCACTTCATCGCCCGCAACGCCCCCGACGTGTTCAACCGCGAGGTCATCAAGTGGCTCGGCGACCGCGAGAGTGAGCGTCTCGGTAACTGA